One segment of Triticum aestivum cultivar Chinese Spring chromosome 2A, IWGSC CS RefSeq v2.1, whole genome shotgun sequence DNA contains the following:
- the LOC123188448 gene encoding ankyrin repeat domain-containing protein 13C, giving the protein MSVQDPSPMPLPAAARPKRTSSAPIRPSDYAHSPAHHCVALRDAAGLSAILAGLPPLAHPSRILSAADAAREARLSASVSAALDRRDVPGGDTALHLAVRLRLPSLASALAAAGADPTLQNHAGWTPLQEALCLGCKDIAALLLRAHRLAAWAKLRRRAPALSAALRRVQDFYLEVDFHFESSVVPLLSRAAPSDTYRIWKCGANLRADTTLAGFDGLRIRRADHSFLFFGEETEAGGRRLPPGSLLVLHRGKREVHDAFAAAAAAGDEDAATSDAAAYRPGLNITSARLVPRTTWLRKEKTESVGEWKARVFDVHNVVFSFRTLKAASTGRKDLTFELAGEDDEEFLPLEIRDDDEDGDFLVADIPPPPPRRSCYVPGRRSVAGPPSHMGTPQRRRNSVDVPRRLPTCASVGRGEDGVFSRNATTGGAKWKEEETVKTLRPTVWLTEDFPLSVDEFLPLLDILATRVRAVRRLRELLTTKFPTGTFPVKVAIPVVPTVRVVITFNKFVPLVEPEEFFTPMSSPSLLASPGPGSIMPKPDTHKSSYLRWTSKNSRAKPVNLSQVADNTDPFTIPSDYTWVNLGSTKTQDKKSSKTSKKGKSKET; this is encoded by the exons ATGTCAGTTCAGGACCCATCCCCCATGCCCCTCCCCGCCGCGGCGCGACCCAAGCGCACGTCCTCCGCGCCGATCCGGCCCTCCGACTACGCGCACAGCCCGGCGCACCACTGCGTCGCGCTGCGGGACGCCGCCGGCCTCTCCGCCATCCTCGCCGGCCTCCCGCCCCTCGCCCACCCCTCCCGCATCctctccgccgccgacgccgcgcgCGAGGCCCGCCTCTCGGCCTCCGTCTCCGCCGCGCTCGACCGCCGCGACGTGCCAGGTGGGGACACCGCGCTCCACCTCGCCGTGCGCCTCAGGCTCCCCTCCCTCGCctccgcgctcgccgccgccggcgccgaccCCACGCTCCAGAACCACGCCGGGTGGACGCCGCTCCAGGAGGCGCTCTGCCTGGGGTGCAAGGACATCGCGGCCCTCCTCCTCCGCGCCCACCGGCTGGCGGCCTGGGCCAAGCTCCGCCGCCGGGCGCCCGCGCTCTCCGCCGCGCTGCGCCGGGTCCAGGACTTCTACCTCGAGGTGGATTTCCACTTCGAGAGCTCCGTCGTGCCGCTCCTCTCGCGAGCCGCGCCGTCGGACACTTACCGGATATGGAAGTGCGGCGCCAACCTGCGTGCGGACACCACCCTCGCCGGCTTCGACGGCCTCCGCATTCGGCGGGCTGACCACTCTTTCCTCTTTTTCGGGGAGGAGACTGAGGCCGGCGGCCGCCGCCTCCCCCCGGGATCGCTCCTTGTGCTCCACCGCGGCAAGCGCGAGGTGCATGacgcgttcgccgccgccgccgccgccggggacgAGGATGCGGCCACCTCCGACGCGGCCGCCTACCGGCCGGGGCTCAACATCACCTCCGCGAGGCTCGTTCCGAGGACCACGTGGCTGCGCAAGGAGAAGACGGAGAGCGTTGGGGAGTGGAAGGCGCGGGTGTTCGACGTCCACAACGTCGTCTTCTCCTTCCGCACGCTCAAGGCAGCCAGCACCGGTCGCAAGGATTTGACCTTCGAGCTTGCCGGAGAAGACGACGAGGAGTTCTTGCCGCTGGAGATCCGGGATGACGACGAGGACGGCGATTTCTTAGTCGCCGACATCCCCCCGCCCCCGCCACGGCGCAGCTGCTACGTGCCTGGCCGGCGCAGCGTGGCAGGACCACCCTCGCATATGGGGACGCCGCAGAGGAGGAGGAACAGCGTGGACGTGCCGCGACGGCTGCCAACCTGTGCATCGGTGGGCCGCGGCGAGGATGGCGTGTTCAGCCGGAACGCGACGACCGGGGGAGCCAAGTGGAAGGAGGAGGAGACGGTGAAGACACTGCGGCCCACCGTGTGGCTCACAGAGGACTTCCCGCTGAGCGTCGACGAGTTCTTGCCCCTGCTGGACATCTTGGCTACCCGTGTGCGCGCCGTCCGCCGCCTCCGTGAGCTGCTCACCACCAAGTTCCCGACTGGGACATTCCCTGTGAAG GTTGCGATCCCTGTTGTTCCGACTGTGAGGGTAGTCATCACCTTCAACAAGTTTGTTCCCCTGGTAGAGCCAGAGGAGTTCTTCACGCCGATGTCGAGCCCCAGCCTGCTGGCGAGCCCAGGTCCGGGGTCCATCATGCCTAAGCCAGACACCCACAAGAGCTCGTATCTGAGGTGGACATCCAAGAACTCGAGAGCAAAGCCAGTGAACCTGTCGCAGGTCGCGGACAACACCGACCCCTTCACCATCCCCAGCGACTACACCTGGGTAAACCTGGGTTCCACCAAGACCCAGGACAAGAAGTCATCCAAGACCAGTAAAAAGGGCAAGAGCAAAGAGACCTGA